From the Salinimicrobium tongyeongense genome, one window contains:
- a CDS encoding glycoside hydrolase family 9 protein gives MGKRSALRNWALLVICIFNAKPLFAQLSINEKEYFETHGLNVLVFSNEYNGFFFDEKNAGIELIHHGMRSSTGGAVRLQNTPEQWDLVPSLVERKVDPASNTIEVTTRYNQLDFTSRIIVRAEGKGVNISVHLDKPLPENLEGKAGFNLEFLPAAYFEKSYLVNGKPGIFPLYPSGNTRIKPINEKVPQFAGHSTLDTRGEEEFIEPQPLAAGKTIILAPEDPYHHVKISSETEISLFDGRSLAQNGWFVTRSILPANKTGKVLEWHLEANTVTDWIREPNIGFSQIGYHPEQKKLAIIELDKNDDRLQPATLYQVTPQGKTVEELTGQVSEWGNHFRYNYVEFDFSEITETGVYFIKYGDQTTNTFPISEQVYETAWHPTLDVFFPVQMDHMKVNEAYKTWHGRPFMDDALQAPLEQEHFDGYSMGSSTDTRFQPYEHIPGLDVGGWFDAGDYDIQTGTHCLTITDLVASWEEFGLDRDQTHINQENRYVDIHRPDGQIDILQQIEHGTLNLVAQINNIGHPVRGIIVPNLHQYHHLGDASTETDNLPYNPNLKPFESDGVSSGNMDDRWVFSERSPYLDYSTAGALAAASRALKDYNPSLAAECLELAKKLWRENKNMPAPDSSSGYFARFLKLSEMNAAMQLYVTTKEAKYAEAFESKIWSAMDENLDRTIDIALHAAPHMDAAFRKKLKAYVQKYASEIEQLEKDNPYGVPMFRRPGWGGNHGIIDFAIANYRAHKVFPELIDKEHVFKGLHYIFGRHPHSNLSFVSGVGTRSKKVAYGSNRADFSFIAGGVVPGILLMSPDYPENKENWPFFWGENEYIVDIGASYIFLVNATDELLKEK, from the coding sequence ATGGGTAAAAGATCAGCACTCAGAAATTGGGCACTTCTTGTTATTTGTATCTTCAATGCCAAACCGCTATTCGCACAACTCAGCATTAACGAAAAAGAATATTTTGAAACCCACGGGCTCAATGTTCTTGTCTTTAGCAATGAGTACAACGGCTTCTTTTTTGACGAAAAAAACGCCGGAATCGAGCTCATTCACCACGGGATGAGAAGTAGTACCGGAGGGGCTGTAAGGTTGCAGAACACGCCCGAACAATGGGACCTTGTACCTTCCCTTGTAGAACGAAAGGTAGACCCTGCTTCCAATACCATAGAGGTGACCACCCGTTATAACCAGTTGGATTTCACCTCCAGGATCATCGTCAGGGCCGAAGGAAAGGGAGTGAATATTTCTGTGCATCTCGATAAACCCCTGCCTGAAAACCTGGAAGGAAAAGCCGGGTTTAACCTGGAATTTTTGCCTGCTGCTTATTTTGAAAAGTCTTACCTGGTCAATGGGAAACCGGGTATCTTCCCCCTTTATCCATCGGGGAATACCAGGATTAAACCCATAAATGAAAAAGTTCCGCAGTTTGCCGGGCATTCCACCTTAGACACCCGCGGGGAAGAAGAATTCATTGAACCCCAGCCCCTGGCTGCCGGGAAAACCATTATCCTGGCACCTGAGGATCCTTATCACCACGTAAAAATTTCTTCAGAAACCGAGATCTCTTTATTTGACGGGAGAAGCCTTGCCCAAAATGGCTGGTTTGTTACCCGCAGTATCCTGCCGGCGAATAAAACGGGAAAAGTATTGGAGTGGCATCTGGAAGCCAACACCGTTACTGACTGGATCCGGGAGCCTAATATTGGTTTTTCCCAGATTGGCTATCATCCTGAACAAAAAAAACTTGCCATCATAGAACTGGATAAAAACGACGACAGGTTGCAACCTGCCACTTTGTATCAGGTAACCCCGCAGGGAAAAACGGTGGAAGAATTGACCGGCCAGGTTAGCGAATGGGGTAATCATTTCAGGTACAATTATGTAGAGTTTGATTTTTCGGAAATAACCGAAACGGGGGTCTATTTTATAAAATACGGGGATCAAACCACAAATACTTTTCCCATAAGTGAGCAGGTGTACGAAACCGCCTGGCACCCTACCCTGGATGTTTTCTTCCCCGTACAAATGGATCACATGAAGGTAAATGAAGCCTACAAAACCTGGCACGGGAGACCATTTATGGATGACGCCTTGCAGGCACCGCTGGAGCAGGAACATTTTGACGGTTATAGCATGGGATCATCTACAGATACCAGGTTTCAACCCTACGAACACATCCCCGGCCTTGATGTTGGCGGATGGTTTGACGCCGGAGATTATGACATTCAAACAGGTACGCATTGCCTAACCATTACCGATCTGGTTGCTTCCTGGGAAGAGTTTGGGCTGGACCGCGATCAAACCCATATCAACCAGGAAAATCGTTACGTGGATATCCACAGGCCCGATGGGCAAATAGATATCCTGCAGCAAATAGAACATGGTACCTTAAACCTGGTAGCGCAGATCAATAATATAGGGCACCCGGTTAGGGGCATCATAGTTCCTAACCTTCACCAGTACCATCATCTGGGAGACGCCTCAACAGAGACTGACAACCTGCCCTACAATCCCAATTTGAAGCCATTCGAAAGCGACGGAGTGTCCAGCGGAAATATGGATGACAGATGGGTGTTTTCTGAACGCTCCCCTTACCTGGACTACAGCACCGCAGGGGCACTGGCTGCCGCAAGCCGGGCTTTAAAGGATTACAACCCGTCTCTGGCTGCCGAATGTCTTGAACTGGCAAAAAAACTCTGGCGGGAGAATAAAAATATGCCTGCGCCCGATTCCTCTTCCGGCTACTTTGCCCGTTTTCTCAAGCTCAGTGAAATGAATGCTGCCATGCAGCTCTACGTCACCACTAAAGAAGCTAAATATGCTGAAGCCTTTGAATCAAAGATCTGGAGCGCGATGGACGAAAATCTTGACCGGACCATTGATATCGCCCTGCACGCCGCGCCCCATATGGATGCAGCATTCAGAAAAAAATTAAAAGCCTATGTTCAAAAATATGCTTCAGAAATTGAGCAGCTTGAAAAAGACAACCCCTATGGAGTGCCCATGTTCCGCAGGCCGGGATGGGGTGGTAACCACGGGATCATAGATTTTGCCATCGCCAACTACAGGGCACATAAGGTATTTCCGGAGCTCATAGATAAAGAGCATGTATTTAAAGGCTTACACTATATCTTCGGAAGGCATCCGCATTCCAACCTTTCATTTGTCTCGGGCGTAGGCACCAGGAGCAAAAAGGTGGCTTACGGAAGCAACCGCGCCGACTTTAGTTTTATTGCCGGCGGCGTGGTGCCCGGCATCCTGTTAATGAGCCCCGATTACCCTGAAAACAAAGAAAACTGGCCATTTTTCTGGGGCGAGAACGAATACATTGTTGATATTGGAGCCAGTTATATCTTTCTGGTGAACGCAACAGATGAACTCCTGAAGGAAAAATAA
- a CDS encoding carbohydrate binding family 9 domain-containing protein: protein MKPLFSALFLLLSFSAFAQEKDSIPRKQIYISRILEAPKIDGLLDDAAWKNAATATNFVERLPNNGRPIPDSLATSVKVAYDNLGIYFAAQMLDPEPSEIRKELTERDGIGNDDFFFILLNGYNDHQQSMQFIVTAAGVQYDAKMTNGNEDSSWNAIWYSGVDINDRGWTAEIFIPYSELRFPEKAVQEWGLQMEREFKRSGTRYSWSPVDNAKGSFSIYDGEIHGIEHIQTPVRLSVQPYVSTYLNNYDGETTTSINGGMDLKYGINDAFTLDMILIPDFGQTKFDESVLNLSAFEVQYDEQRPFFTEGTELFTKGDLFYSRRVGGAPFGDIQLSEEEEVLDFPSSVDLINALKVSGRTDGGLGIGFFNAITEKTYVSVKNTETGTTRRQLIEPFTNYNILVLDQRYGDNSSVSLVNTNTTREGNFRDANATGLYIDHTNKTNTFNYFGGIEGSWVMEEGTKAGMEAQAGVSKISGKNRMDLNANLRTKDYDINDLGYSSATNFVRYQGLYQRRLLQPKGFLNNMYLNWVSVHERRLEPDLHSKWILNFNCSFTTREFFNFGGGFETTPIGTNDIYEPRVDGRYFSIPPYYDVWVWFNTDFRKKLVLEAVADWYKYDERGRGDLIFDFAPRYRFSDKFNLRLSTNLRLSDKEEGFVDFLDDDILFGQRDRNTIVNSLGANYIFNNKMGLNLAFRHYYSEVFYTEFYTLQNDGDLSFYGPKNDEYNTTYNSWNLDLRFSWWFAPGSQMTLLYRNATDSYLERSHINIGNNFKNLFDQPQVNSLSLRISYYLDYNRVKSWFKSPAKPNVPQDVIGYRESKMRF, encoded by the coding sequence ATGAAACCACTTTTTTCAGCTCTTTTTCTCTTGTTAAGCTTTTCGGCTTTTGCACAGGAAAAAGACAGCATTCCGAGGAAACAGATCTACATCTCCCGCATTTTAGAAGCGCCAAAGATTGATGGCCTGTTAGACGATGCTGCCTGGAAAAATGCTGCCACCGCCACAAATTTCGTGGAACGGCTCCCAAATAACGGCCGACCCATCCCCGACAGCCTTGCTACCAGCGTAAAGGTGGCTTACGACAACCTGGGAATTTACTTTGCTGCCCAAATGCTGGACCCCGAACCTTCAGAAATAAGAAAAGAACTCACCGAACGCGACGGCATAGGCAATGACGATTTCTTTTTTATCCTGCTCAACGGGTACAACGACCACCAGCAAAGCATGCAGTTCATTGTCACCGCGGCCGGCGTGCAATATGACGCAAAAATGACCAACGGCAACGAAGATTCTTCCTGGAATGCCATTTGGTACAGCGGCGTGGACATAAACGACCGCGGATGGACGGCCGAGATCTTTATTCCTTACTCTGAATTGCGTTTTCCCGAAAAGGCCGTTCAGGAATGGGGCTTGCAAATGGAGCGGGAATTTAAACGCAGCGGTACCCGCTACAGCTGGAGCCCCGTTGACAATGCCAAAGGTTCTTTTTCTATCTACGACGGCGAGATTCACGGCATTGAGCATATTCAAACCCCTGTACGCCTCTCGGTACAACCGTATGTTTCTACCTACCTCAACAATTATGACGGGGAGACCACTACCAGTATTAATGGCGGAATGGACCTGAAATATGGCATTAATGACGCCTTTACGCTAGACATGATCCTGATCCCCGATTTTGGACAAACCAAATTCGACGAGTCTGTGCTCAACCTTTCGGCTTTTGAGGTGCAGTATGACGAGCAGCGGCCTTTTTTTACCGAAGGAACCGAGCTCTTTACCAAAGGAGACCTCTTCTACTCCCGCCGGGTGGGGGGTGCGCCTTTTGGTGACATTCAACTCTCTGAAGAGGAAGAGGTGCTTGATTTCCCTTCTTCCGTAGATCTTATAAACGCCTTAAAAGTTTCGGGCAGGACCGATGGCGGCCTGGGGATTGGCTTTTTCAATGCCATCACCGAAAAAACCTACGTGAGCGTTAAAAACACCGAAACCGGCACTACCCGCCGCCAACTTATTGAACCTTTTACCAATTACAATATCCTGGTACTCGACCAGAGGTATGGAGACAATTCTTCGGTTTCGCTGGTGAATACCAACACCACCCGCGAAGGTAATTTTAGGGACGCTAACGCCACGGGGCTTTACATTGACCACACCAACAAGACCAACACCTTTAATTATTTTGGCGGAATAGAAGGCAGCTGGGTGATGGAAGAAGGCACCAAAGCAGGCATGGAAGCCCAGGCCGGAGTGTCAAAAATAAGTGGAAAGAACCGCATGGACCTCAACGCCAATTTACGCACCAAAGATTATGATATTAACGACCTGGGCTATTCGAGCGCCACAAATTTTGTGCGTTACCAGGGCCTTTACCAGCGCAGGCTTTTGCAGCCCAAAGGGTTTTTAAACAATATGTACCTCAACTGGGTGAGCGTTCATGAACGGCGCCTGGAGCCCGACCTGCACAGCAAATGGATCCTCAACTTTAATTGCAGCTTCACCACGCGCGAATTCTTCAACTTTGGGGGCGGTTTTGAGACCACACCCATTGGCACAAACGACATTTACGAGCCGCGGGTAGACGGCAGGTATTTTAGTATTCCGCCCTACTACGATGTGTGGGTGTGGTTCAATACAGATTTTAGAAAGAAGCTCGTGCTAGAGGCAGTAGCCGACTGGTACAAGTATGATGAGCGGGGCCGCGGAGACCTTATTTTCGATTTTGCCCCCCGGTACAGGTTTTCAGATAAGTTCAATCTACGACTGTCTACCAACCTGCGGTTGTCTGACAAAGAAGAGGGCTTTGTAGATTTCCTCGATGACGATATCCTTTTTGGGCAGCGCGATCGAAATACCATTGTGAACTCGCTGGGTGCAAATTATATCTTCAACAATAAAATGGGGCTCAACCTGGCTTTTAGGCACTATTATTCCGAAGTGTTTTATACCGAATTCTACACGCTTCAAAACGATGGCGACCTTAGTTTTTACGGCCCCAAAAATGACGAATACAACACCACTTACAACAGCTGGAACCTCGATCTGCGCTTTTCCTGGTGGTTCGCCCCCGGCAGCCAGATGACACTGCTCTACCGCAACGCGACCGACAGCTATCTGGAGCGCTCGCACATCAATATTGGCAATAATTTCAAGAACCTCTTTGACCAGCCACAGGTAAACAGCCTTTCTTTGCGAATTTCATATTACCTAGATTACAACCGCGTAAAAAGCTGGTTCAAGTCGCCTGCAAAACCCAACGTGCCTCAAGATGTGATTGGCTACAGGGAGTCAAAAATGCGGTTTTAG
- a CDS encoding BLUF domain-containing protein encodes MQHAICFVSSASAHLPEDKVETLLMEWREKNNANNIKGMLLFSEGNFFQVLEGEKNKVLGLFEQIREDPRHHSIIQVVGKDLSTGSFDDYIAEHLKHTTFSKPELVSEYCESVKGMDPQTQRHIKIILETFIDTRAL; translated from the coding sequence ATGCAGCATGCTATATGTTTTGTAAGTAGCGCCAGTGCGCACTTACCCGAAGATAAAGTTGAAACCCTGCTCATGGAATGGCGGGAAAAAAATAACGCCAACAACATTAAAGGAATGCTCCTTTTTTCTGAAGGCAACTTCTTCCAGGTGCTGGAAGGGGAAAAGAACAAGGTTCTGGGGCTTTTTGAGCAGATCAGGGAAGACCCGCGGCACCACAGCATCATACAGGTGGTGGGAAAAGACCTTTCAACCGGCTCTTTTGATGATTATATCGCAGAACATTTAAAACACACCACGTTCTCAAAGCCCGAGCTGGTAAGCGAGTACTGCGAATCTGTAAAAGGTATGGACCCTCAAACCCAGAGGCATATCAAGATCATCCTTGAAACTTTTATTGACACCAGGGCTTTGTAG
- a CDS encoding ribosomal maturation YjgA family protein — protein sequence MKFNAGYFWAAVLLFFTEVLIAAFINDAVIRPYGGDFLVIIFLYCLLKSFFDIPVKNAIFGVLLFAFAVEASQYFNLIFLLKLQDNGIASAVLGNHAEWLDIFIYTLAALGIYSAEKLKAGYLKAE from the coding sequence ATGAAATTCAATGCAGGTTATTTTTGGGCGGCCGTTCTTCTTTTCTTTACAGAGGTTTTAATTGCTGCTTTTATAAACGATGCGGTCATTAGGCCCTACGGCGGCGACTTTCTGGTAATCATATTTTTGTATTGCCTTTTAAAGAGCTTTTTTGACATTCCTGTCAAAAATGCCATTTTTGGAGTGCTGCTTTTCGCTTTTGCTGTTGAAGCTTCACAGTATTTCAACCTTATTTTTCTGCTGAAGCTTCAGGATAACGGGATTGCTTCGGCGGTGTTGGGAAATCATGCTGAATGGCTGGATATATTTATTTACACGCTTGCGGCACTCGGCATTTATTCCGCAGAAAAATTAAAAGCAGGTTATTTGAAAGCTGAGTGA